One window of Brevibacillus choshinensis genomic DNA carries:
- a CDS encoding dimethylamine monooxygenase subunit DmmA family protein, whose product MMSPAQKEPLFIRGKRKYLFCTDSKGAESLYNLVQQAMEDNAPFDFHVIENESDSFLNLWFSQQKMGTYLYLSGKWEIVNRLKNLALKAGFSEYEMQIKVLGKIRKKLICCKCHGVNDVDDESHISCMHCGLKLEVSNHYSRRLEAYLGYSSIL is encoded by the coding sequence ATGATGAGTCCAGCGCAAAAGGAGCCGTTATTTATAAGGGGGAAAAGGAAATATTTATTTTGTACCGATTCAAAAGGTGCAGAGTCTCTATACAATCTCGTTCAGCAAGCTATGGAAGATAATGCCCCATTTGATTTCCATGTCATAGAGAATGAATCTGATTCCTTCCTCAATCTTTGGTTCAGTCAGCAAAAAATGGGAACATATTTATACTTGTCTGGGAAGTGGGAAATAGTAAATCGATTAAAAAATCTAGCTTTGAAGGCAGGGTTCTCTGAATATGAGATGCAAATAAAAGTCCTGGGGAAAATAAGAAAGAAGTTAATTTGTTGTAAATGCCATGGGGTCAATGATGTCGATGATGAATCGCATATTTCTTGTATGCATTGTGGACTAAAACTAGAAGTTTCCAACCATTATTCACGTCGTTTGGAAGCCTATCTTGGGTATTCATCAATATTATAA
- a CDS encoding macrolide family glycosyltransferase has product MARVLFINGGSEGHINPTIGVVQELISRGEEVVYFTIEAFRERMEKTGATVRTFDGQKFIEAFISGGRSYLLQRVNGLLHTADIVIPSVLEQIKGEHFDYIIHDSMFGCGRILAQILKLPSINSCTSFAQTKASFDEELDQLTKKIPTEIVKPTQDEFQALTKRVKEKYGVEIDSPYEVFCNPAPLTIVYTTREFQPFGEAFDQTYKFVGPSISSRLTEENFDLTAIKGKSPIYISLGTVVNQSIDFYKLCFKAFGSTDHTVVMSIGNKVQITDLGEIPQNFVVKSYVPQIDVLKYAKLFITHGGMNSTNEGLYFGVPLVVIPQSADQPIIAGQVANIGAGIALQMQCLTADQLRETVDHVLNHPTFHKAVANIRESFQRSGGYHQAVDEIFEFKSQYHI; this is encoded by the coding sequence ATGGCACGTGTTTTATTTATTAATGGTGGATCAGAAGGACATATCAATCCAACAATTGGAGTGGTACAAGAGCTTATCTCGCGTGGAGAAGAGGTAGTGTACTTTACGATAGAAGCTTTTCGAGAGCGTATGGAGAAGACGGGAGCTACTGTACGAACATTTGACGGTCAAAAATTTATAGAAGCGTTTATCTCAGGTGGAAGAAGTTATTTACTGCAGAGAGTCAACGGTCTTTTACATACGGCAGATATCGTGATACCTAGCGTTCTTGAACAGATCAAAGGAGAGCATTTTGATTACATCATCCACGATTCCATGTTTGGTTGCGGACGGATACTGGCGCAGATCCTGAAGCTTCCCTCAATTAATTCTTGTACTTCTTTTGCGCAGACAAAAGCATCATTCGATGAAGAGTTGGATCAGCTTACTAAAAAAATTCCTACAGAAATAGTGAAACCAACACAAGATGAATTTCAAGCGCTGACGAAAAGAGTGAAGGAAAAATATGGTGTGGAGATTGATTCTCCATATGAAGTTTTTTGTAATCCTGCACCACTTACCATCGTTTATACAACTAGGGAGTTTCAACCTTTTGGAGAAGCATTCGACCAAACTTACAAATTTGTAGGTCCATCCATCTCTTCACGATTGACGGAGGAAAACTTCGACCTTACTGCAATCAAGGGAAAAAGCCCCATTTACATATCGCTGGGTACTGTCGTAAACCAATCGATTGATTTCTATAAGCTTTGTTTTAAGGCATTTGGGAGCACGGATCATACCGTTGTCATGTCTATTGGAAATAAAGTTCAAATTACTGATTTGGGGGAAATTCCTCAAAACTTCGTTGTAAAAAGTTATGTTCCACAAATTGATGTACTAAAATATGCGAAATTATTTATTACACATGGTGGAATGAACAGTACCAATGAAGGTCTCTATTTCGGAGTTCCACTCGTTGTAATCCCACAAAGTGCGGATCAGCCAATCATTGCCGGGCAAGTTGCCAATATCGGAGCAGGCATTGCATTACAAATGCAATGCTTGACTGCAGATCAACTACGTGAAACCGTAGATCATGTGTTAAACCACCCAACTTTCCATAAAGCTGTTGCAAATATTAGGGAATCCTTTCAACGATCAGGTGGGTATCACCAAGCTGTTGATGAGATTTTCGAATTTAAAAGTCAATATCATATCTAA
- a CDS encoding heme-dependent oxidative N-demethylase family protein, protein MKSSSDVLSFPYPFNESNVYRYSNNAIPLHLQNSIELTYQYLDEISLKRDLLTNHPERCYQSSPHSMDAQWEIVDLIIHNLVFYYPDKFELEKKDEQWIFSNVQTKEKIAFTFGDRTTLEVEPLDFIGRHVQEDLILMMQRDGNLFLDAGQLCFPANWSLYFDLGMTFKEIHSPIPGFQSGSLDDRILQFLMRMEAGKPWGRKNWSLMAGSRLDTSLETFSEWGQARKQVTKENVGELVHFRVEVQKLFRLPKSNGILFTIHSHILPLERFIQHTPWLEQFYAVLHELPDFISEYKGISLYRKQVLEYLEEEMKKR, encoded by the coding sequence ATGAAATCGAGTAGTGATGTACTATCTTTTCCTTATCCCTTTAATGAAAGTAATGTCTACAGGTACTCTAACAACGCAATTCCATTACATCTACAGAATTCCATAGAGCTGACATATCAATATTTAGATGAAATTAGTCTGAAAAGAGATCTGCTTACAAACCATCCGGAACGATGTTATCAATCATCACCTCATTCGATGGATGCACAATGGGAAATTGTTGATCTCATTATTCATAATCTTGTTTTTTATTATCCAGATAAGTTTGAATTAGAAAAGAAAGATGAACAGTGGATCTTTTCAAATGTCCAGACAAAAGAAAAAATTGCCTTTACATTTGGTGACAGAACAACTCTTGAGGTAGAGCCTTTAGATTTTATTGGGCGTCATGTTCAAGAAGATTTAATCTTAATGATGCAGCGGGATGGTAACCTATTTTTAGATGCTGGACAGCTATGCTTTCCAGCGAATTGGTCCTTGTATTTTGACCTAGGTATGACTTTTAAAGAAATACATTCACCAATTCCGGGCTTTCAGTCTGGGTCCCTGGATGATAGAATTCTGCAATTTCTTATGAGAATGGAGGCAGGTAAGCCATGGGGAAGAAAAAATTGGTCACTCATGGCTGGCAGTAGGTTAGATACCTCGCTTGAAACATTTTCTGAATGGGGTCAGGCACGGAAGCAAGTGACAAAGGAAAATGTAGGAGAACTCGTGCATTTTAGGGTAGAAGTTCAAAAGCTATTTCGCCTGCCAAAAAGCAATGGTATTTTATTTACGATTCATTCACACATACTGCCTTTAGAAAGGTTCATTCAACATACCCCTTGGTTGGAGCAATTTTATGCGGTTCTTCACGAACTCCCTGACTTTATTTCAGAGTACAAAGGTATTTCTCTATATCGAAAACAGGTACTTGAATATCTAGAAGAGGAAATGAAAAAGAGATGA
- a CDS encoding PDR/VanB family oxidoreductase, which yields MHRNSKLEVRVRNIIEETSTIKRFTLQAIDYSMLPPFSGGSHITTFLPHHSGNLERHYSIFNITSEMGLFEIAVRLAEDSTGGSRYWHQNVHVGDILSVSYPKNYFPLSFQAKHHVFYAAGIGITPFLSMMSELVDKKRSFELHYAAKSKEQCAFYDYLRKEFPDQCHFYFSNGEGTNRLLPTQLLNHRIGTHVYFCGPENMIQDFKIAAQTFGYPSFNIHLERFAPPPKKEQHAFQVNLKRSDTQLEVPANSSLLDVLLQNGIKIPYSCRVGGCGTCEIKVEEGQIVHFDSFLSEEQQCSKQAMLCCVSRGKGRLVLDL from the coding sequence TTGCATCGAAATTCAAAATTAGAAGTACGTGTAAGAAATATTATAGAAGAGACTTCCACTATTAAAAGATTCACCTTACAAGCAATTGATTACTCTATGCTTCCTCCCTTTAGTGGTGGTTCACATATTACAACCTTTTTACCACATCATTCAGGTAATTTGGAAAGACATTATTCTATTTTCAACATAACTTCTGAGATGGGACTGTTTGAAATAGCTGTCCGTTTAGCAGAAGACTCAACTGGTGGCTCTCGTTATTGGCATCAAAATGTTCATGTTGGTGATATTTTATCAGTTAGCTACCCAAAGAATTACTTTCCATTAAGTTTTCAAGCGAAACATCATGTGTTTTATGCAGCAGGAATTGGTATTACGCCCTTTTTGTCCATGATGTCAGAGCTAGTTGATAAGAAAAGGTCATTTGAGCTTCATTATGCAGCAAAATCAAAAGAGCAGTGTGCTTTTTATGATTACTTAAGGAAGGAATTCCCGGATCAATGTCACTTTTATTTTTCAAATGGCGAAGGCACAAATCGTTTATTGCCAACTCAACTTTTGAATCATCGAATAGGTACACATGTTTATTTTTGTGGTCCCGAGAACATGATTCAAGATTTTAAAATAGCAGCTCAAACATTTGGATATCCTTCCTTCAATATTCATTTGGAACGATTTGCACCTCCACCAAAGAAGGAACAGCATGCGTTTCAAGTCAATCTTAAAAGGAGTGACACACAGCTGGAGGTTCCAGCGAATTCTTCACTACTAGACGTACTTCTTCAAAATGGAATCAAGATCCCTTACTCCTGCCGTGTAGGAGGTTGTGGGACTTGCGAAATAAAGGTAGAAGAGGGACAGATTGTTCACTTCGACTCGTTTCTATCAGAAGAACAGCAATGCTCCAAACAAGC